The Lactuca sativa cultivar Salinas chromosome 2, Lsat_Salinas_v11, whole genome shotgun sequence genome includes the window AGTGTCAAATCAGTTATCAATTAAAAATGCATTAATTGATTACCAACTTTATTAGTAAATCCATTTTGACTTCAAATCGGTTACCAACttagaaaaaaattaaaacaaacaaaCTTCAAACCCTGTTTTGAAAAAAAACCCTTCAAGTTTCATGTTGTAACAAAAGTTTAGTTGGTCTTGAATACAAGGAATTATATTGCATGTGATTTTTTATAGATCAAAATGATAAGATATAATCCACTAAGCCTTTCAATGACTTCTGAGACGACCCACCTTCATCAAGAGAGAGATTTACCTTCTCTTTGAGACTAATTATTCTCTCCCgcatttcttctccttctttatcCACCATTACTCTTTGAAGCACCATTTGAATCCCCACCCTGTCAAACCCATCCTCTAGTAAAACACCAATCTTCCATACATCACTCACATATCTTGCGTTTAATGGTTGGTCGCCAAAAGAAGGAGAACAAATCATGGGAACTCCTTCACATATGCTCTCCAACGTTGAATTCCATCCACAATGACTCCAAAAACACCCGGTTGCTAGATGAGCTAGTACGTCTTGTTGAGGAGCCCATTTCACTATGCGTCCCCTATCACCCACTCTTTCTAGGAACTTTTCAGGCAATGACTCGACCCATTTTGAACCAGGAACTACCCCCGGTCTAACCACCCACAAAAATGGGAAACCCGTATTTGCTAATCCATGAGCAACTTCTTGAAATTCTGATTCACTTATATGTGCAATGCTCCCAAAGCTTATGTATATTACTGACTTGGGGGCTTGGGTATCTAGCCATGATAGAACAGTTCTGTCTTGTTCGATTAAGCTGCTTGAGGATGCCGAGAAGTACTTATGGAAAGGACCTAAAGCGAAGTTTGGAACTGAAAATTCTTGTCGAATGGTTTCTAGTGCAGGTTCTTCGAGTTCTTTGAATGTGTTCCAAATGAGACCTGATGAAGCCTTCATATGGCTAAGCATGTCCGTGACAAGGTTCCTCATACTTTCTGGGTTGGTTGTCATCTTTGAGACGTCTTTGAATTTCATAATTGGATATTCCGGCACCGATTCCTCATAGTTTGAATCTGGAAATGTTCATACAAAAGCTAATCTATTAGGAGCCTACTTAAATACATGACTACTGATGTCTTATTATTGATATTCTCAATCAATATATTTGTAAATTTATGTAAATTTGATGAGAATATGACtaattaaggtaattaactttttggTTTGTTCACGtctgggtaactattttttttgtacacatctaggtaacgaactttttcaaaagtgttcacatatgaccattatgacctgctgtAGGAGGTTACaaccggtcataatggtcatatgtgaacactttcaacaagttctttacctaaatgtgtacaaaaaaatagttaCACAGATATGCACAAAATGAaaagtaagagtaaattacatgaatggtccctgtggtatgggGGAATTTGTGTGTTtgatctctaacttattttttttttaacttggatggtccatactgtttatttttgttgcactCTTGGTCcttgttttacctaaaaagactatgtGAGCttgttaatttattttttaattaattttcttatatatatatatatatatatatatatatatatatatatatatatatatatttatattttgtatatttaaaaaaattaacagaCCCTACATAGTTGTATCTCCTCACCCTAAACCTAAAACCATATTTGAGAAATATAATATGGGTCCCACCGATCACCATCCCATCTCTCACTCCCCAACTTATATTTCGTTTCCATCTTTAGTGACATCGACGTCTTCATCATCCATTCTTTTTTTGGTCATTCAACTCCGGCGAACCAACACCACAAAATATGGAAATGAAATAGATTTGTGATACATTGGGTTGTGGTGGTGGAAAATTCGATGAAGAGACAACGAGTTATAGTGTTGGTTTGTCGGAGTTGAAGGACCGAAAAAAAAGGATAGTGAAGGCATCGATGCCACTAAATGTAGAAAGGAAATAGAAGTTAGGGAGCATGAATGATGAGATGGTGACCGGTAGGACccaaattaaatttctcaaatgtggtttcaggttTACGGTGAGCAGATATAGATAcgtggggtctattaattttttaaaatatattattaatttttttaaatatataaaatataaatacataaataagaaaattaattaaaaaataaattaataagggcacgaTAGTCTTTTTGGGTAAGACGGAGGCCAAatgcgcaacaaaaataaacagtaaggATCATCCGAGTTAAGAAAATAAGTTAGAGAGTAAACACACAAATTCCTCCAAACCACagagaccattcgtgtaatttactcttatttttcgttttgttcatttttgggtaactatttttttgtacATATCTAGTTAACGAACTTGTTTAAAGTGtttacatatgaccattatgaccggatgtaacctgctacagcaGGTCATATATGAACACTTCAAAAAAATTCGTCACCTAGATGTGTAAAAAAAAGTTAACCCGATGTGAACAAACCAAAaaattaattaccttaataaatCATATTCCTAAATTTGATtagattttatatatttttataaatggtGAAATAAGTAAAATCAGAGATTTAAAGAAAGTAACATAGATCAAACCGGATGAAGATGTGAAAAGCCACAAAAAATCCTCtagataaattataaatattttttgagTTATACAAGTTTTGTTACATAGCAAGGGGTGAATTAAAAACTAGGagtttttataataatattatactttatttatgGTGAATTAAAAACTAggagtttttatatattttttataatttttttgataatatatttgattttataagaaattaaacaaattaaaaagaaaagaaaaaaaaagagagaaaatatTGACCTTTAGCACAAGTGCAAAACCTTAAAGAGTTCAAGACACCTctcatattttaattaatataaagGTTTTATATTCATCAAAAGTATCACAAGATTGCTTCATATTTTGGAAGATTAAAGTCTTTAAATTATTTTCCATAAACAACGGTTATTAAAATAAGAATAATGTAGACAAATATCAGatctaaacattttaaaataaatttattcAATGCAAATCTAAAGGCTGTCTTGGATCACTCATTATTTTACTTGCAAGTTGCAAAACCATCTTTATGATTCATATTTGATTGGAAAGTGGATTCTTCATAAAACATGAAATGTCATTGGTTTTTAGTGTTAAAtcaatttttataatcattataaactaattaaaaattaaaaaggtGGAAATGAACAGTAAAAAATTGGATTTCATAATTTTGTCACATTAGTTTTTTTATATTAGAAAGTTTCGTTCTTAACCAGTTTTAAAGTTTGGACACGTGACTTTTATATACTGACATGTTTGATCTCTATTCTTTCGTATATTTCCATTTTTCGCTCTGAGACTTTTTGAGTTTTATATTTTCGTCACAGTACTTTCATATATTGACAGTTTTACTTTTTAGTGTTTTTGGATTTTAAACTATGGTCACAAGACTctcatatattttgcatatttGCTCCTTAAACTTTTATAATTATTCAAGTTCGGCAAGATACCTCTTATATCTACTAACTTATAATAGTTTTTTTAACAAATATTCTAATTATTTATACTTAATAAATCTGTAATAAATTATCAACACAAATACAATTACGTattacattaataaataaataatcacccAAAAATATAATGGGATAACAATAAAAATTATTgtaattttatagttttttatagtataaaaataaattaaataactaTCAACAAAATATCAATTATATATGTTGCCAAAAGTATTATAGACTATATCGACTCTGCTAAATTATAGTCGATACTAGTTGTAGATGATTTGTGGTTATCATGTTCCCTTATATTAGAAAAAATCATCATCAATATTGAGGTGATCTTTTAAGCctagttataatatatttatataataaataatataaagatGATATAGTTATAGATACAGTTATTTTTAATTTAGATTTTCAAGCAGAAGTGCAAAAGTTTAAAGCACATtaaatcttggagtatgaataaaggtggaagaagaagaagaagaagtagaaccGACCTTGTTTTGTAAGGTTAAAGTAACCATTTTGAGAGGAAAAGGGTAAAGCGCCCCAAGCAAGGATGCAAGCTGGACTGCTTGTTCGGATGACCATCCGAGGGAGTTTAACGGAGTCTGCCACCGCCTGCGTGAAACAAAATACGGCATCTGTAATCAGACAAGCAATCGATCCCTCACCGTATTCCGCCAACAACCCACCCAGACACTCCCGAAACGGTTCCACACAGCTTCTGTTAAGGTACTTCACGAAATAGGCGGGGTCTGCGTCTACCTTCGTTGCCAATTGGCTTTCAATCTCAAAGAATCGGTCCGAGATGGATTTGAAGGCAAAGTGAGGATAGTTTGAATGATTGGGGGAGTTGTATTCGGTGTGTATGATGGTGATTTTAAAACCTTGGGTGTGAAGAATGTTTGCTAACTGAAGCATGGGATTGATATGACCTTGGAAAGGTAGGGGAAACAATATGATTCTATTTCTCCGGCGAATTTCTGTCGACTGTGTGCACCGGAGATTGGTATCGCTTACATTGGTTTCCATGTTCATGTTCAGGGATCGAGGCAAGACTTGGGAGATATCTCTATTTTTCTTACTGAATCCTTTCTAAATTTATTTTGTAGCATGTGTCAGTCCACTGTCCAAGTATCCAAACTGAATTTGATAACTAAATTATACCTTACACATGTGATCTCATTGGACCCGATCCAAATAAtaccaaaacaaaaacaaaactacaAAAAATGTTACCAGAATCAAAGAGAATGCTTTTGGTTCTGTCTTGAAGACATGATTTTATGGTCCTATTTCTCCATCTCGGTACCGATCATTTAATCTTAAAGGCAGGACGTCGATGTTAGTTGGTTTATTTACGAATATACGAACATTGGTTTGGTGTTATAAAGAAAATAtgtgtttaaaaatatatgtaCGTTTTTTAGGCTGTGTTAAAGTTAAAAATAAGTTGTTGACAAAATACTAACTCGCCCATTTTCAACAAATGCTTGATTTTTTTCACACGGGTCTCCATTTTAAGCAAGTCGGGTTGGATGATTCCTGTTCGGAGATGTGCGAACCGGGTTTCAATTTGAGTCACTATTTGGATTTTTCTTCAAATTGTTCACAAAATAAATATACTACATaccaaacttttaagttcaatTTAAAGAAAGTTATTTCATTATAGTTGAAAAGATAAAATTTATTTACATAAATTGGGGTGGGACATTTATTTGTTAGTAAATGGTACACTTGAGCAAAACTGAAACCGAAACCATATTAAAAATCAACGGTTTaggtttttgtttttcaaaaaccgaaatttTGGTTTGCATTCGTTTTTGCATATGGTAAAACCGAAAGTAACcgaaccgatatatatatatatatatatatatatatatatatatatatatatatatatatatatatatatatatatatatatatatatatatatatatatatatatatatatatatctccaaATCAATAGAAATGCATAAaaatttggaaaccctaaaacctaaaaaatcaATAGAAATACAACGATGTTCCCTATGGTCTTCTTGAAATTCCATGTTTAGTagtaaaattttttatttaatttggaCAAGTACCCCATCTTAATCTCTTCTAGTTCCTAAACCATTTCTGGTCATAGATCAAGTTTTCGGTGCCACCTTCGGTCACCATCTCCGATCACAGATCCATGACCAAAGAAATGAGAATCATAATCTGAAACACAATCACTGACATCAAAAAAGAAAACAATATTTCCATCCCCAGCCTATAAAAGTGGTAATTCTCCTCTCAATGTCgcctcaaccaaacaccaacacATGTATAAACAATTGTGCATAAACCGACAAGAAAGATAGATAACAAGATGATTTCTTTATTCATGTGGGTTTCAAGGCGAATTTTTTTAGACGGAGCTCTTGAGTTGTTAAGCATGGCTTTTTTTCTCTCTTCCAACATATACTGCAACTCCAACTACCCAATTTGTGTTCTTAATCACACAGCCTCTAAGAAGTAATAACTATATTTGAAGGGCCAAGAGAGAGACGTTTTCCATCAATCTCCATGTTAGCTTGGAAACCGTATATATTTCGATTGGGTTTCTCACACTTGATTAACCCACTGATTATATCCTTTTCATGGATTCGTGAAAGGGTTTCTTGTTTTGTATAACGGGTCTTCAAATTTGATTCCCCGTCTAGGTTTATAGTTTGGACATAAGCAACCCCAGTTGGATCACTCGTTGTGCCATAACATCGGCATTTGTAAATTCATGGGGGCTCGATTCCTAGATTAAAACTTATGGGTTTTATTGCATCGACCACCGTTGGATCTTCATCTCGTTCTTGCCGCCTTCAAACCTTAGATGCTCGGTTTACTAGAAACGAAATCATCATCTGCAACACCCCAATTctggtatgatatttatatatttatttttcttcaagttttaaggggaactcgacgagtcagtaggtggactcgtcgagtagagtcgggatttcgagcacgtttaagttggcgactcgacgagtccatattccggactcggtgagtccgccagtctggatgaaaccctaattttaagggtttgcaccctatttaaacaacttttggggCCTCAAGTCAACCCCCATcacccctcagagcatcattctcgaaaccctagagccctctttgcatttttgtgtgattttggtgtgttctttgaagatcttgagagaaaaaggaaggtagatcaagaggagaagaaggagatcctagatccttgaggaatttcagaagatagtaaggtatatcttgacccttttctgtttctatgcttaaatcCCCTTTTTGAAGCCATTAAAGCCATTCTTGAACCATTTATTGGCTTagtagtagcatagaggactcatggtgttgattagccttcggatctagctaggtttgaattctagaagcttagatctagcacctttatggagcctttttgcatgaaagctctagatctactcttatagtgtgctttgaaccctaaaaccttcattgatgttatttacacgtaaagttggaaactttacgtgttaatcaagtcccaggaacccagatctatgaatggaatggactggtttcaagcagaattgagtatatagtgtttgcatgtatacgactcggcgagtcgttcttcagactcggcgagtcgagtcgcgagtcccctgtttttccctttttcgagttatgccgagtggaaccagtgagtgagagaAGGACTCGGTGAGCAAGAGGGTTAGACTCATTCGTGGAAGAACgcgacgagtcaatgccctgactcggcgagtccaaggccatcttcatgcctcaagaacagacccgacgagttgttcatacaactcggcgagtcacagctagagtgttcatctgatgaaggagaactcgacgagttgttcatacaactcggcgagtcggatgcagattgttgGAGTGTTAGTAacaaagaggaactcgtcgagtttatgccaaaactcgacgagtagtagcgagtagAAACAAGAAAGTAAGAGtaaggacttgacgagttggtgacccaactcgacgagtcaggtcaactaaatgttgactttgaccgttaggTTGAGTTGGACCAGGGGTaagagagtcattttaccctcagtattattatcagtatttgattgagggtgcttatggaaattgtagccggggtgaaaccggagccgcaACAGACAGATTCCGGAGCAGTCCTTTCAGCATctagactacgaggtgagtttccttccagtaggaatggatctacggccataatgccggcccgtttagttagcagtagtttcggacctcggtccgatgcagtagttagggtgcttgatgtctttgtgattcaagcatgtttggtgttatgtgttccgaactttgttccgatgcagtatgcagtatatgtatccatgttagttgatatgtttatgctttgttatgttcagtcagttccggacttcggtccgatgcaggggacaaggtcccaatcagttacggacttcggtccgatgcatttagttccggacttcggtccgatgcagagggcaaggccctggttagtttccggacttcggttcgatgcagtgggcaaggtccagtagatgctttatatgttatgtatggtatgtggtagtttgggggagctcactaagctttgtgcttatagttttctgttttggtttcaggtacttccgcaagtaaagggaagagctcaggatgatggcatcgcacacaccacaacttcagtctttttcctgggagtttgttttgattcatagtttgatttggcacgaatgttcatgacattttattatgggttgagatatttgacacatggttttatgatgtgaCGATCAGTATATggttttttgttattattaaaacaaaaaattttgggtcgtatttttggatgttaccagttggtatcagagccttggtttgatggattcgggcacactctcgggtgtgtctgaactcgaactaaggaagtggtaaaatgttttcaaaagaaaagagttttagaaaagtgAAAAGAattattagaaagaaaagaactttgaaaagagaaaaggggtgtggtgcatgcgatcagccgggctcaagtaagtactcccaaattacctatacaagtttatgttatgagttatcagtttcagtttcagtagaacaacatgctagaataggactaaggtctaggaggatgccttatgtgcctgctatatgtgcttCATCTTTATGAGAATTTCATACTAGTTGAGTGGGCAACAGTAGGacagcctgtttaggttatgcctgatatcatgagcttaacattgtatgctagtatagatccttgttatgaggatagagttgcttgagtagttttctgtgtctgaatgatgcttgctttgtgctttgtggggctctaagtgatgagagttagcctttaggtgaatacgtcacgtcacatgtgaacaaggttgaataatctcagagtgctagatttggccctattgcgcagctctggTATGAGTCTGACCGTAGTAGGGACGGgtctttactcaaaggattatctgagcctcaccacatgtgatggtattcaggtaatggctaattggcattacaaggaggccctcagcagctgaggactggtttgggtggagtcagaagttccctagggcaagcctaggaaggtagtaTCAGAGATCAGTAGTTGTAAAGTGACTTGGTAGAGTCAAggaagttcttgaggaaagtacggatagatgtggaaggtagtatgggcccgtactactgaaagaagaggatctGTACTCAAATCAAGAAAGTTGATATGAGATCAGGAAACTTGTGatagtagtgatccctcgagatatatatGATCCTGAAGTTTATtttgatgtgttttcagaatggtggtattgCGTCCTCgaccagcagtcggcagttcaggtgccgaagGGGGATCAAGATCAGACCCAGAGGCCGGGcagatggatgagcagactagggagtttctctcttcagagattactcgcaccatacttgagcaaactcctatgatctttggttcgatcaaggagggtatcttggaGTTGATGGACGAGAGATTGAGCACTTTCCGTGCTGAGGTagtggccatgatggggtcgcgcacgcttaccttcagggagttccgtgcatgtggagctccagattaccacggggcgcgggaccccattgcgagtaccagatggttggtggatgtggccaacgcattccgcacgagcagatgtcccgagggggacaaggtcagattggcgtcctgtcttctgaagggcagggcaaaagattggtgggaggaggttggtcatgtcATTGGGGATGACACGgctttggatgccatgacctggacaGACTTTTATACCAGGTTCAGAGCTAAAttcgcaccggttattgaggtgcagcagttagcacgTGAGTTCCAGGAGTTGactcagactacagagacagtggcggaaatTACCGGCAAGTTCAGAGAGAGggcacttctcgttcctcagtacgcagctaatgaggaaatgaagaaagccCATTACCATGAGAtgctgcggagtgatatccgccagtacgtgagccggtccagctgtaagacgttggatgacatgattgctagggctcgagagagagagagagagagagagagagagagagagagatttaccttgagatggagagaaagaggaagccgAAGGCGGCTCCAGGTTCAGGGAATtcgggaaaaaagcccaagggttcagatcacagagctaggagtcagcagagccacactcggtgtggaaagtgtgggagatttcacgatggggcgtgcaaggcagggagtgctggatgctacaagtgcggccggactgggcatatgagcagagattgtacagccactactaccaccgttgcggcatcagatctgatttgcttccagtgcaattagaggggacataaaaagtccaagtgtccgagtttagcggctgcggggaaggtgtcagcacctgctcctgctactttgaggatttcagatggccgtcagggccgagtcgagacgccggtggcgaagagtaggactttccagctgacagcagtggaggcgcgagcgactcctgatgtggtggcgggtatgtatttttcccttatctcagtatttatttttgattgtttcttatggttatatgttttgtatagggtcgttctcggtgaacgacatttcagctacaatattgtttgattctggagctacCCGATTATtcgtctctcttgcacttagcaagaggtttagcagacctccaggggagctagattgtccacttgaggttgagatagcagttGATAGGACCGTTAGGGTTGCAAGGGTTCACAGAGGGTGTTCCctacagttattcgatgagcaatttccggtggacttggtccctattcccttgcg containing:
- the LOC111912266 gene encoding UDP-glycosyltransferase 76B1, with translation MNMETNVSDTNLRCTQSTEIRRRNRIILFPLPFQGHINPMLQLANILHTQGFKITIIHTEYNSPNHSNYPHFAFKSISDRFFEIESQLATKVDADPAYFVKYLNRSCVEPFRECLGGLLAEYGEGSIACLITDAVFCFTQAVADSVKLPRMVIRTSSPACILAWGALPFSSQNGYFNLTKQDSNYEESVPEYPIMKFKDVSKMTTNPESMRNLVTDMLSHMKASSGLIWNTFKELEEPALETIRQEFSVPNFALGPFHKYFSASSSSLIEQDRTVLSWLDTQAPKSVIYISFGSIAHISESEFQEVAHGLANTGFPFLWVVRPGVVPGSKWVESLPEKFLERVGDRGRIVKWAPQQDVLAHLATGCFWSHCGWNSTLESICEGVPMICSPSFGDQPLNARYVSDVWKIGVLLEDGFDRVGIQMVLQRVMVDKEGEEMRERIISLKEKVNLSLDEGGSSQKSLKGLVDYILSF